In one window of Skermanella rosea DNA:
- a CDS encoding NAD-glutamate dehydrogenase translates to MALKAEQLKGELTEQIVSRVRDRLNRDRADMAERFVRQFYANVPPDDLLESSPDQLYSAALSIWQFAAQRQERTARVRAYHPQVDEHGWQSGHTVVEIVNDDMPFLVDSVTAELNRQGLTVHLVIHPVVRVRRDASGRLTDLYEPQAAPAEAVPESFMHIEVDEQTDPQFLERIAQGIEKVLADVRAAVEDWKAMHEPMGRIMAGVDSMPDALPEAELNEARDFLHWLSDDNFTFLGYRLYRFEGEGDEARLTPVPGEGLGILRNDDIRVFDGLRNFASLPPDAQQFLRQPRLLLVTKSNRRATVHRPALMDSIFIKAYDDDGKVVGEHLFVGLFTSAAYSASARDIPFLRNKVARVLERAGFDPRSHDGKALTHILENFPRDELFQITDNELYEIAIGVLHLQERQRTALFIRRDPFERFMTCLVYVPRDRYDTDLRRRIQAILERAFDGTCSAFFTQLAESVLARVQFVIETKPGGIPDYDAGEIEERLIEASRAWPDRLQDALVEARGEEEGLRLHRRYSASFDVGYRDRFGAELAVYDIERIEEVLHTGRLGLNLYRPIEAGETELYLKLYHDGGQVALSDILPMLEHMGVKVISEGGPFEVTIPGRIEPVWIHDFAMTSRAGIAVDLGRVRQAFQDAFLRVWEGRMEDDGFNRLVIRAGLGWRDITMLRAYAKYLRQIRFQFSQDYMEDTLAGHAAITRLIVRLFQTLHDPDRRATPGGADEAQVAVNGLLVEIDHALDEVANLDEDRILRRFLNLVRCTLRTNYFQKAEDGGVKPYLSMKLDSRGVDELPLPRPMVEVWVYSPRVEAIHLRGGKVARGGIRWSDRREDFRTEILGLMKAQMVKNAVIVPVGSKGGFVVKRPPPADAGREVLMAEVIECYKTLMRGLLDITDNFAADGSVVPPPRVVRIDGDDPYLVVAADKGTATFSDIANGVSLDYGFWLGDAFASGGSRGYDHKKMGITARGAWESVKRHFREIGVDCQTQDFTCVGVGDMSGDVFGNGMLLSRHTKLVGAFNHLHIFCDPNPDPATSFEERRRLFDLPRSTWADYDAGLLSPGGAIFDRKAKSLKLSPEIQARFGLTRDKVTPVELIQAMLRGQVDLLWFGGIGTFVKATEETHAEVGDKANDSSRIDGREVRAKIVGEGANLGVTQRGRIEYAQGGGRINTDAIDNSAGVDTSDHEVNIKVLTGDVIARGDMTMKQRDQLLASMTDEVAELVLADNYLQTQAISVAGVGGAESLEGQVRFMRLLEKSGHLNRAIEFLPDDEEIASRTSRGQALTRPELAVLLAYSKITLYDELLASNLPDDPRMAEDLVKYFPKALRRDFREAIERHRLRREIIATYTTNSMVNRVGPTFLSEMMEKTGMGPGDIARAYTVSRDAFALRTVWSAIEALDNRVPAACQYEMILATQALLHRTVPWFLINAPQPLDLGAEAANYTPGVEQLAADLDTVLSEEDRRLLDERAAHWTEQGVPADLARRVASLGILASGLDVTRIARLCRRDVPAVALVYFELGHRFGMEWLRCQAVRVKTENHWQKQAVSAIVDDLYGLQSDLTARILNDGQDQTAAIDAWAACRQGPVERNRQLLTELRGVTRVDLAMLAVANRQLRGLIAS, encoded by the coding sequence ATGGCCCTCAAGGCCGAACAACTTAAAGGCGAGCTGACCGAGCAGATCGTCAGCCGCGTTCGCGACCGATTGAACCGCGACCGGGCCGACATGGCCGAACGGTTCGTCCGCCAGTTCTATGCCAACGTGCCCCCCGACGACCTGCTGGAATCCAGCCCCGACCAGCTCTACAGCGCGGCGCTGTCGATCTGGCAGTTCGCCGCCCAGCGGCAGGAGCGGACCGCCCGGGTCCGGGCCTATCACCCGCAGGTCGACGAGCACGGCTGGCAGTCCGGCCATACCGTGGTCGAGATCGTCAACGACGACATGCCGTTCCTGGTCGATTCGGTCACGGCGGAGCTGAACCGCCAGGGCCTGACCGTCCATCTGGTGATCCACCCCGTGGTGCGGGTGCGCCGCGACGCGTCGGGCCGCCTGACCGACCTGTACGAGCCGCAGGCCGCCCCGGCCGAGGCCGTGCCCGAATCCTTCATGCATATCGAGGTGGACGAGCAGACCGACCCCCAGTTCCTGGAGCGGATCGCCCAGGGGATCGAGAAGGTGCTGGCCGACGTGCGCGCCGCAGTCGAGGACTGGAAGGCGATGCACGAGCCCATGGGGCGCATCATGGCCGGCGTGGACTCCATGCCGGACGCGCTGCCCGAGGCGGAGCTGAACGAGGCGCGGGATTTCCTGCACTGGCTGAGCGACGACAATTTCACGTTCCTGGGCTATCGCCTCTACCGGTTCGAGGGCGAGGGCGACGAGGCCCGGCTGACCCCGGTCCCCGGCGAGGGGCTGGGCATCCTGCGCAACGACGACATCCGGGTGTTCGACGGGCTGCGCAACTTCGCCTCCCTGCCGCCCGACGCCCAGCAGTTCCTGCGCCAGCCGCGCCTGCTGCTGGTGACCAAGTCGAACCGCCGCGCCACGGTGCACCGCCCGGCCCTGATGGACAGCATCTTCATCAAGGCCTACGACGACGACGGGAAGGTGGTCGGCGAGCACCTGTTCGTGGGATTGTTCACGTCGGCCGCCTACAGCGCCAGCGCCCGCGACATCCCGTTCCTGCGCAACAAGGTGGCCCGGGTGCTGGAGCGCGCCGGGTTCGATCCGCGCAGCCACGACGGCAAGGCGCTGACCCATATCCTGGAGAATTTCCCCCGGGACGAACTGTTCCAGATCACCGACAACGAGCTGTACGAGATCGCGATCGGGGTGCTTCACCTGCAGGAGCGCCAGCGCACCGCCCTGTTCATCCGCCGCGACCCGTTCGAGCGCTTCATGACCTGCCTGGTCTATGTCCCGCGCGACCGCTACGACACCGACCTGCGCCGGCGCATCCAGGCGATCCTGGAGCGCGCCTTCGACGGAACCTGCTCCGCCTTCTTCACGCAGCTGGCCGAGAGCGTGCTGGCGCGGGTCCAGTTCGTCATCGAAACGAAGCCCGGCGGCATTCCCGATTACGATGCCGGGGAGATCGAGGAACGGCTGATCGAGGCGAGCCGCGCCTGGCCCGACCGCTTGCAGGACGCCCTGGTCGAAGCCCGCGGCGAGGAGGAGGGGCTGCGCCTGCACCGGCGCTACTCCGCGTCCTTCGACGTGGGATACCGGGACCGTTTCGGCGCCGAACTGGCCGTCTACGACATCGAGCGGATCGAGGAGGTGCTCCATACCGGGCGCCTGGGCCTGAACCTCTACCGGCCGATCGAGGCCGGCGAGACCGAGCTTTACCTGAAGCTCTACCATGACGGCGGGCAGGTGGCCCTGTCCGACATCCTGCCCATGCTGGAGCATATGGGCGTCAAGGTGATCTCGGAGGGCGGACCGTTCGAGGTGACGATCCCCGGCCGGATCGAGCCGGTCTGGATCCATGACTTCGCCATGACCAGCCGGGCCGGCATCGCCGTGGACCTGGGCCGCGTGCGGCAGGCGTTCCAGGACGCGTTCCTGCGGGTCTGGGAAGGCCGGATGGAGGACGACGGCTTCAACCGGCTGGTGATCCGCGCCGGGCTGGGCTGGCGCGACATCACCATGCTGCGGGCCTATGCCAAGTATCTGCGCCAGATCCGCTTCCAGTTCAGCCAGGACTACATGGAGGACACGCTGGCCGGCCACGCCGCCATCACGCGGCTGATCGTCCGGCTGTTCCAGACCCTGCACGACCCGGACCGGCGGGCGACGCCGGGCGGCGCCGACGAGGCGCAGGTCGCGGTCAACGGGCTGCTGGTGGAGATCGACCACGCGCTGGACGAGGTCGCCAACCTGGACGAGGACCGCATCCTGCGCCGGTTCCTCAACCTCGTGCGCTGCACCCTGCGGACCAACTATTTCCAGAAGGCCGAGGACGGCGGGGTCAAGCCCTACCTGTCCATGAAGCTGGACAGCCGGGGCGTGGACGAGCTGCCCCTGCCCCGCCCCATGGTCGAGGTCTGGGTCTACAGCCCGCGGGTCGAGGCGATCCATCTGCGCGGCGGCAAGGTCGCCCGCGGCGGCATCCGCTGGTCCGACCGGCGCGAGGATTTCCGCACCGAGATCCTGGGCCTGATGAAGGCGCAGATGGTCAAGAACGCGGTCATCGTGCCCGTGGGGTCGAAGGGCGGCTTCGTGGTCAAGCGCCCGCCGCCGGCCGATGCCGGCCGCGAGGTGCTGATGGCCGAGGTGATCGAGTGCTACAAGACGCTGATGCGGGGCCTGCTCGACATCACCGACAACTTCGCGGCCGACGGGTCGGTCGTGCCGCCGCCGCGGGTGGTCCGGATCGACGGCGACGACCCGTACCTGGTGGTGGCGGCCGACAAGGGCACGGCGACCTTCTCCGACATCGCCAACGGCGTGTCGCTGGACTATGGGTTCTGGCTGGGCGACGCCTTCGCGTCGGGCGGGTCGCGCGGGTACGACCACAAGAAGATGGGCATCACCGCGCGCGGCGCCTGGGAGTCGGTCAAGCGACACTTCCGCGAGATCGGCGTGGATTGCCAGACCCAGGACTTCACCTGCGTCGGCGTCGGCGACATGTCGGGCGACGTGTTCGGCAACGGCATGCTGCTGTCGCGCCACACGAAGCTGGTGGGCGCCTTCAACCACCTGCACATCTTCTGCGATCCGAACCCGGATCCGGCGACCAGCTTCGAGGAGCGGCGCCGGCTGTTCGACCTGCCGCGCTCGACCTGGGCTGACTATGACGCGGGGCTGCTGTCGCCGGGCGGCGCCATCTTCGACCGCAAGGCCAAGTCGCTGAAGCTGTCGCCCGAGATCCAGGCCCGTTTCGGCCTGACCCGCGACAAGGTGACCCCGGTGGAGCTGATCCAGGCGATGCTCCGGGGGCAAGTGGACCTGCTGTGGTTCGGCGGCATCGGCACCTTCGTCAAGGCGACCGAGGAGACCCATGCCGAGGTCGGCGACAAGGCCAACGATTCCAGCCGGATCGACGGCCGGGAGGTCCGCGCGAAGATCGTCGGCGAGGGCGCCAACCTGGGCGTGACCCAGCGCGGCCGGATCGAGTACGCCCAGGGGGGAGGACGGATCAACACCGACGCGATCGACAATTCCGCCGGCGTCGATACCTCCGACCACGAGGTCAACATCAAGGTGCTGACCGGCGACGTGATCGCCCGCGGCGACATGACCATGAAGCAGCGCGACCAGCTTCTGGCGAGCATGACCGACGAGGTGGCCGAGCTGGTGCTGGCCGACAATTACCTCCAGACCCAGGCGATCAGCGTCGCCGGGGTGGGCGGGGCCGAGTCGCTGGAGGGGCAGGTCCGCTTCATGCGGCTGCTGGAGAAGAGCGGCCATCTGAACCGGGCGATCGAGTTCCTGCCCGACGACGAGGAGATCGCATCCCGGACGTCGCGCGGGCAGGCGCTGACCCGGCCGGAGCTGGCCGTGCTGCTGGCCTATTCCAAGATCACGCTGTACGACGAGCTGCTGGCCTCCAACCTGCCCGACGACCCGCGCATGGCGGAGGACCTGGTCAAATATTTCCCCAAGGCGCTGCGCCGCGACTTCCGCGAGGCGATCGAGCGGCACCGGCTGCGCCGCGAGATCATCGCGACATACACCACCAACAGCATGGTCAACCGGGTCGGCCCGACCTTCCTGTCGGAGATGATGGAGAAGACCGGCATGGGGCCGGGCGACATCGCGCGGGCCTATACGGTCAGCCGCGACGCCTTCGCGCTGCGGACCGTCTGGAGCGCCATCGAGGCGCTGGACAACCGGGTGCCGGCGGCCTGCCAGTACGAGATGATCCTGGCCACCCAGGCGCTGCTCCACCGCACGGTGCCGTGGTTCCTGATCAACGCCCCGCAGCCGCTCGACCTGGGCGCGGAGGCGGCCAACTATACCCCCGGCGTCGAGCAGCTGGCGGCCGACCTGGACACCGTGCTGTCCGAGGAGGACAGGAGGCTGCTGGACGAGCGCGCCGCGCACTGGACGGAGCAGGGCGTGCCGGCCGACCTGGCGCGCCGGGTCGCCAGCCTGGGCATCCTGGCGTCGGGGCTGGACGTCACCCGGATCGCCCGGCTGTGCCGGCGCGACGTGCCCGCCGTGGCGCTGGTCTATTTCGAGCTGGGCCACCGATTCGGCATGGAATGGCTGCGCTGCCAGGCGGTCCGGGTCAAGACCGAGAACCACTGGCAGAAGCAGGCGGTCAGCGCGATCGTGGACGATCTCTACGGCCTTCAGAGCGACCTGACCGCCCGCATCCTGAACGACGGCCAGGACCAGACCGCCGCCATCGACGCCTGGGCGGCATGCCGCCAGGGGCCGGTGGAGCGGAACCGCCAGCTGCTGACGGAGCTGCGCGGGGTCACCCGGGTGGACCTGGCGATGCTGGCGGTGGCGAACCGGCAGCTTCGGGGACTGATCGCGAGCTGA